Proteins co-encoded in one Fusarium musae strain F31 chromosome 3, whole genome shotgun sequence genomic window:
- a CDS encoding hypothetical protein (EggNog:ENOG41): MTSKPDILPDKEIEEQRNAQDEIYIDPVAEKALLRKLDMWIVPPVMLLYLLSFLDRVNIGNARLYGMEEDLGLVGDQYQLAVSVLFVTYIASELPSNLVIKKFKPSRWIAFITTAWGIVATLTGIVQDFKGLVACRVILGALEGGLFPGLTIYLTMFYTKREYALRIGYLFVSAAIAGSLGGLLAYGIGHMDGVAGLKGWRWIIIIEGIPTFVLGIAVWFWLADDPDSAHYLTINERELIDARMRRQIGHTKSSDQMHKADVYAGLKDWKIWLFCIGQFGGDTILYGYSTFLPTIIRGLGDWNTAQVQALTIPCYAMGAITYLVVAWFSDRTQRRAVFTVILGLVCAIGYALLVSPAPSGVRYFGCFLAAMGLYVIVGLPLAWLPSNNPRYGKRTVATGLQLTIGNSAGIPAPFLYKTHEGPRFVKGHAVSMALVAMSSLIYMAFWAWFRRQNKRKVEGKEDYRIQGLTEEEAEELGEHNPRFHYTY, translated from the exons ATGACTTCAAAGCCGGATATCCTTCCTGAcaaggagattgaggagcAGCGCAATGCTCAAGATGAGATATATATCGATcctgttgctgagaaggcgCTTTTGAGAAAGCTTGATATGTGGATTGTTCCGCCTGTGATGCTGCTCTACCTTCTCAGTTTTTTGGATCGTGTGAATATTGGTAATGCGCGACTCTATGGTATGGAAGAGGATCTGGGTTTGGTGGGCGATCAG TATCAACTTGCGGTCTCGGTTTTGTTCGTCACGTACATCGCTTCTGAGCTTCCATCAAACCTCGTCATCAAGAAATTCAAACCGTCACGATGGATCGCCTTCATCACCACAGCCTGGGGTATCGTCGCCACACTCACCGGTATCGTACAGGACTTCAAAGGCCTGGTCGCATGCCGCGTTATTCTTGGTGCTCTTGAGGGCGGTCTCTTTCCCGGTCTTACGATCTATCTCACCATGTTCTACACCAAGCGCGAATACGCCCTTCGAATCGGCTATCTCTTCGTCAGTGCCGCTATCGCAGGTTCACTCGGTGGCCTTCTTGCTTACGGCATCGGCCATATGGATGGCGTAGCTGGACTAAAGGGTTGGCGATGGATTATCATCATCGAAGGAATTCCAACATTTGTCCTTGGAATCGCTGTTTGGTTTTGGCTCGCCGATGACCCGGATTCAGCTCATTACCTAACCATCAACGAACGCGAACTCATCGATGCTCGTATGCGACGACAAATCGGTCATACCAAGTCTTCGGATCAGATGCACAAGGCCGATGTCTACGCTGGTCTCAAAGATTGGAAGATTTGGCTTTTCTGCATTGGTCAATTCGGAGGGGATACTATTCTCTATGGCTACAGTACCTTCTTGCCAACGATTATTCGAGGATTGGGAGACTGGAACACAGCTCAGGTTCAGGCTCTCACGATTCCTTGCTACGCTATGGGTGCTATCACCTATCTTGTGGTGGCGTGGTTCTCTGATCGAACTCAACGACGAGCCGTCTTTACAGTtatccttggtcttgtctgCGCCATTGGATATGCTCTTCTAGTTAGCCCAGCTCCATCTGGAGTCCGCTACTTTGGTTGCTTCCTTGCTGCGATGGGACTCTATGTCATCGTCGGTTTACCTCTTGCTTGGCTTCCTAGCAATAACCCACGCTATGGAAAGCGTACTGTCGCCACTGGTCTGCAACTCACCATCGGCAACTCTGCTGGAATCCCAGCTCCCTTT TTGTACAAAACCCACGAAGGCCCTCGTTTTGTCAAGGGTCACGCCGTCTCTATGGCTTTGGTGGCCATGTCTTCGCTAATCTACATGGCATTCTGGGCTTGGTTCCGTCGTCAGAATAAGAGAAAGGTTGAGGGCAAAGAGGATTATAGAATCCAGGGACTgactgaggaggaagctGAGGAACTTGGAGAGCATAACCCGAGGTTCCACTACACTTACTGA
- a CDS encoding hypothetical protein (EggNog:ENOG41) codes for MPPIRTEKSNSAANVPAPGTDAPKKRLLKPVVKGVKEARFQSSVTDWDGKYHNLIGTSTRMIYFGYKFVLTDDHIDDILVLSRQVREKIWQFIFNFSDVSYTAKNGARDLTNEAVIRLAKGLPNLRTISLPSANKVGDAGFLSLISNCRDLRLLEITPSSTNSYGLTKTTAKALDEFCEHPEWAPGLKQIIITNDEQNKDFMKSMRALSKQREKLVVTLLDRSEEKKWGDFEITTIPEHFMKGRKCSPEKTPRGIAQRYGQDHSIQV; via the exons ATGCCTCCCATCCGAACTGAAAAGAGCAACTCGGCCGCTAATGTCCCAGCTCCCGGCACTGACGCGCCAAAGAAAAGGCTGCTGAAGCCCGTCGTCAAAGGCGTCAAAGAGGCCCGTTTCCAAAGCAGCGTGACTGACTGGGACGGCAAATACCATAACCTCATTGGAACATCAACCAGGATGATTTACTTTGGCTATAAATTCGTCTTGACTGA CGACCATATCGACGAcatcttggtcttgtcacGTCAAGTTCGTGAAAAGATCTGGCAATTCATCTTCAATTTCAGTGACGTCAGCTACACCGCCAAAAACGGTGCCCGAGACCTCACCAACGAAGCCGTCATTCGTCTAGCCAAAGGCCTGCCCAACCTCAGAACCATCAGTCTCCCCAGCGCAAACAAAGTTGGCGACGCGGGTTTCCTCAGCCTGATCTCCAACTGCCGAGACCTCAGACTCCTCGAGATCACCCCGTCCAGCACCAACTCATACGGCTTAACCAAGACCACTGCGAAAGCCTTGGATGAGTTTTGTGAACATCCAGAGTGGGCTCCTGGTCTCAAgcagatcatcatcaccaatgaCGAGCAGAACAAGGATTTCATGAAGTCCATGCGTGCGCTTAGCAAGCAGAGGGAGAAGTTGGTGGTCACGCTGCTTGATCGcagtgaggagaagaaatggGGAGACTTTGAGATAACTACGATCCCGGAGCACTTTATGAAGGGTCGCAAGTGCTCACCAGAAAAAACGCCCCGTGGGATTGCTCAGCGCTACGGTCAGGATCACTCAATTCAAGTCTGA
- a CDS encoding hypothetical protein (EggNog:ENOG41) codes for MATAQGKTWDQVLGLSGDFNNMIFDGGFEYHGPKSIGKSLSFTQWFFLASLIGLGHELAGASKLFYYVGSTLGITADGHPLNVRMPVASLFRLDRDRRSSQAIPWARMSRFLRGNGNCNVPIIGLELSCGELPYEDSTDTIHKLAAMRLDACAHSIMIKAIFDTVSNLTSKANKYVEGRSTKKSFDIDKEFITAVESLIKTFDSVANQALEWAGDYDRIYQKKYMSDEPDLTNHAFELRKAAPSNIIRLDVSYQFAVDSLHAETAAYDGIRFGGFGHSKKSIFLDDEEVITDASWSTGVLAHNVTKKVIFNLVINTTERKLGPFGTGGDEIKETGEKQTFQVPEKMKVYGLVDAAGKYIEHRGDVIMESGRFISDLKFIVGPAE; via the coding sequence ATGGCCACTGCTCAGGGTAAAACATGGGATCAGGTTCTCGGTCTATCTggcgacttcaacaacatgATCTTCGATGGAGGTTTCGAATACCACGGCCCCAAGAGTATCGGCAAGTCTCTATCGTTCACGCAGTGGTTCTTTCTGGCGTCGCTCATTGGACTCGGTCATGAACTTGCTGGCGCATCAAAACTCTTCTACTACGTCGGTAGCACACTTGGCATCACAGCTGATGGCCATCCCCTCAATGTTCGAATGCCCGTCGCTTCACTATTTCGTCTTGACAGAGATCGTCGATCATCTCAGGCAATTCCATGGGCTCGTATGAGCCGGTTCCTACGGGGCAATGGAAATTGCAATGTTCCCATCATTGGACTTGAGCTATCGTGTGGTGAATTGCCTTACGAAGACTCTACGGACACAATTCACAAACTCGCGGCGATGCGACTGGACGCATGTGCACATTCGATTATGATAAAAGCGATTTTTGACACGGTCTCTAACCTTACAAGCAAGGCGAACAAATATGTCGAGGGTCGTTCGACTAAGAAGTCTTTTGATATAGACAAGGAGTTCATCACGGCCGTTGAGTCCTTGATCAAGACGTTCGACAGCGTTGCCAATCAAGCGTTGGAGTGGGCGGGAGATTATGACAGGATCTACCAAAAGAAATATATGAGCGATGAACCCGATCTTACGAATCATGCTTTCGAACTGCGGAAAGCAGCGCCTTCAAACATCATTAGACTCGACGTCTCATACCAATTCGCCGTGGATTCTCTCCATGCTGAGACCGCGGCTTATGATGGTATTCGCTTTGGAGGCTTTGGTCACAGCAAGAAGTCAATCTTTCTagacgacgaagaagttATCACGGATGCGTCATGGAGCACGGGAGTTTTAGCTCACAATGTTACCAAGAAAGTCATATTCAACTTGGTCATCAACACGACAGAAAGAAAGCTAGGGCCTTTTGGTACTGGGGGTGATGAGATTAAAGAAACTGGAGAGAAGCAAACCTTTCAAGTTCCCGAGAAGATGAAAGTGTATGGTCTTGTTGACGCGGCTGGGAAATACATCGAGCATCGAGGGGACGTTATCATGGAGAGTGGGAGGTTCATCTCGGACCTTAAGTTCATTGTTGGCCCTGCAGAATAG